One genomic region from Gadus morhua chromosome 9, gadMor3.0, whole genome shotgun sequence encodes:
- the endouc gene encoding uridylate-specific endoribonuclease C, with protein MNTMAGTRFLIGLLLLAVLGSELDASRLTVNQELSNLFNEFWTLDVNRMQPGVDYSILVQGKAGYVSQGSNVARDRASQPLFSNVNETKLGLIPTFSRFLTLLDNYEMSTGVAERISPEEVAENNLFLDAVMETEVMKRAQRYLVGKGKSSANARQFRSQLYLIWFQLYHRERNAGMDSSGFEHVFVGETKSGTEIIGFHNWLQFYLQEKHGHLDYKGYKAREQDIPDQDDHVLNLQFSWHGLVKPVGSAFVGASPEFEMALFTVVFLMNTQRSTAVLVNIDQCQMELVVIRHGRSLGTAYPRLLSSNSRHLLRSPAQ; from the exons ATGAACACGATGGCTGGTACGAG GTTCCTCATAGGTCTCCTACTGCTTGCTGTTTTGGGCAGTGAGTTGGATGCTTCAAG ACTTACTGTCAACCAGGAGCTGTCCAACCTCTTCAATGAGTTCTGGACTCTGGATGTGAACCGCATGCAGCCTGGAGTAGATTACTCCATTTTAGTGCAG GGTAAAGCTGGCTATGTCAGTCAGGGCAGTAACGTGGCCCGGGACCGCGCCTCCCAGCCCCTCTTCTCCAACGTCAATGAGACCAAGCTGGGTCTAATACCAACCTTTTCCC GTTTTCTTACCCTTCTGGACAACTACGAGATGTCTACAGGAGTGGCCGAGCGTATCTCACCAGAGGAGGTTGCCGAGAACAATCTGTTCCTCGACGCCGTCATGGAGACGGAAGTCATGAAG CGGGCCCAGAGGTACCTCGTTGGGAAGGGCAAGTCCAGCGCAAATGCTCGGCAGTTTAGAAGCCAGCTCTACCTCATATGGTTCCAGCTCTACCACAGAGAAAGAAATGCAGG CATGGACTCCTCTGGTTTTGAGCATGTGTTCGTTGGAGAGACCAAGTCTGGGACGGAGATCATCGGCTTCCACAACTGGCTGCAGTTCTACCTGCAGGAGAAGCACGGCCACCTGGACTACAAGGGATACAAGGCCCGGGAGCAGGACATA CCTGACCAGGACGACCACGTGCTGAACCTCCAGTTCAGCTGGCACGGCCTGGTGAAGCCTGTGGGCAGCGCCTTCGTGGGGGCCAGCCCTGAGTTCGAGATGGCCCTGTTCACCGTGGTGTTCCTGATGAACACGCAGAGGAGCACCGCCGTGCTGGTCAACATTGATCAGTGCCAGATGGAGCTGGTGGTCATCAGGCATGGCCGCTCACTGGGCACCGCCTACCCCCGGCTGctcagcagcaacagcaggcACCTGCTTAGGTCCCCCGCCCAATGA